Part of the Nicotiana sylvestris chromosome 5, ASM39365v2, whole genome shotgun sequence genome is shown below.
TGGAGTAGTGTTCCCAAACCGAAGCTTCCCTATGGATATCTCCACCTTTGCTCAAATTGACACCACCCATTGGGTTCTGGACATGAACACCTTTGTTGGTAAGTTCCAACACACTCAATCAAAGACAGTTTATGCTTTTTCACCAGCCTGACAGTTCTAACGTGACGCGTGCAGGGGAAGCATACGATTCAATTCGTGAAGTCTGCATATTCCTCATCAACAACTTCACACTGCCACCAGACAAGGCCCTCGCTGTGTATATCCAATCCCCTGGCTCACCTTTCCTCTTTTGTGGTGCAGTCACGTTGACGCGACCCTCTGCCGTGCTGTCACTCCCTTGGCCAGAGCCCGGTGGCCAACTGCAGCTCACTGCCGATGCAACTCCAGTCTCTGCCAAGATAGGTGTCTCAGTTGAGGAC
Proteins encoded:
- the LOC104229208 gene encoding protein OPI10 homolog → MFGVVFPNRSFPMDISTFAQIDTTHWVLDMNTFVGEAYDSIREVCIFLINNFTLPPDKALAVYIQSPGSPFLFCGAVTLTRPSAVLSLPWPEPGGQLQLTADATPVSAKIGVSVEDLATLPSLDVTAEKKIERLALKVGENLFNFMQSFCGVDGSKLVVPMDILDRWFKKFQERAKRDPEYLKGFAL